In one Butyrivibrio proteoclasticus B316 genomic region, the following are encoded:
- a CDS encoding MerR family transcriptional regulator, translated as MEKKMTSGEMAKKAGVSQKAIRLYDEKGLLKPTEYSEGNYRLYDDAALQILEKIVALKQIGFSLEEIRDNLKSGEASDIKGALEIQLQKMEEKKYQLEKITDAIKRTLARKEELDWDDVAEIVQYVSADQSADERHWDALKHTSGELDWYVRIFNSLDLKDGKRVLDLGCGYAKLWRNNWTDIPKGTKITGYDIHGSWADDFARFIPENKDKLPEGADIKLEFADLEDEKTWDKIDENGEYDVVIAHYLDSEIKDIEAIVAHASKVVAEDGLFSFNGANVANWNNLFKEAIEAIGEDSSFIDETIAGQTEKRNQYISMMEKYFARVESVLLPNFWHYTEAKEIVEKMKDYYRAHEKAIAGYENKLLAYFEDKIEKDGEFVLEARSQFWHCYKK; from the coding sequence ATGGAAAAGAAAATGACATCTGGAGAAATGGCAAAGAAAGCGGGAGTATCACAGAAGGCAATACGTCTTTATGATGAAAAAGGGCTACTTAAACCCACCGAATACTCTGAAGGTAACTATCGTCTTTACGATGACGCAGCACTGCAGATTTTGGAAAAGATTGTCGCGCTTAAGCAGATAGGGTTTTCCCTCGAAGAAATCAGAGATAATCTAAAGAGCGGTGAAGCCAGTGACATTAAGGGCGCGCTGGAAATTCAGCTTCAGAAGATGGAGGAAAAGAAATATCAACTGGAGAAGATCACTGACGCAATTAAAAGAACTTTGGCACGAAAGGAAGAACTAGACTGGGATGACGTTGCAGAAATCGTACAGTATGTAAGTGCTGACCAGTCTGCTGATGAGCGCCACTGGGATGCACTGAAGCATACAAGCGGAGAACTTGACTGGTATGTGAGAATCTTCAATTCTCTTGATCTTAAAGACGGAAAAAGAGTTCTTGATCTGGGATGCGGATACGCTAAGCTCTGGAGAAACAATTGGACTGACATTCCCAAGGGAACAAAGATTACAGGGTATGACATTCACGGCAGCTGGGCAGATGATTTTGCAAGGTTCATTCCTGAGAACAAAGATAAACTGCCTGAAGGCGCAGACATTAAGCTTGAATTTGCAGATCTTGAGGATGAGAAGACCTGGGATAAGATTGATGAAAATGGCGAATATGACGTAGTTATAGCTCATTACCTTGATTCTGAGATAAAAGATATCGAAGCTATCGTGGCACATGCCAGCAAGGTAGTCGCAGAGGATGGTCTGTTTTCTTTCAACGGTGCTAACGTGGCAAACTGGAACAATCTCTTTAAAGAAGCTATTGAAGCTATAGGAGAAGACTCATCATTCATAGATGAAACAATAGCTGGTCAGACAGAGAAGAGAAATCAGTATATATCCATGATGGAGAAATATTTTGCAAGGGTGGAGTCAGTTCTTTTGCCTAATTTTTGGCATTACACTGAGGCAAAAGAAATCGTGGAGAAGATGAAGGATTACTACAGGGCTCATGAGAAAGCTATTGCCGGATATGAGAACAAGCTCCTTGCATATTTTGAAGATAAAATTGAAAAAGACGGTGAGTTTGTGCTTGAGGCAAGAAGCCAGTTCTGGCATTGCTACAAAAAGTGA
- a CDS encoding TetR/AcrR family transcriptional regulator, with translation MEVNMPRTGLSKEEIIEKAATLANEKGLSYLSVTTLSEYLGIRKPSLYNHVKSIDDLHYKLMIYGWKKVSDEIVAGIDSASPKEKLKKCAIAFYRFSMENPGVFEAMLWYNKYSDETLLEATEGLYSFFFEQTDSLGIDKEVANHLLRTYRAFLEGFIMLQIHNSFGNPISIDESFEISMNVLISGMEQYRR, from the coding sequence ATGGAAGTAAATATGCCAAGAACAGGATTATCTAAGGAAGAAATAATAGAAAAAGCTGCTACATTAGCAAATGAAAAGGGTTTATCATATTTGAGCGTCACAACGCTTTCTGAATATTTAGGAATCAGAAAACCGTCTCTCTATAATCATGTAAAGTCAATAGATGATTTGCACTATAAGCTTATGATCTATGGTTGGAAGAAGGTTTCGGATGAGATAGTAGCAGGAATTGATTCAGCCAGTCCAAAAGAAAAACTCAAAAAATGTGCCATAGCATTTTACAGATTTTCTATGGAGAATCCGGGTGTATTTGAGGCGATGCTTTGGTATAACAAATACTCTGATGAAACTTTGCTTGAAGCTACAGAGGGCTTGTATTCATTCTTCTTTGAACAAACAGATAGTCTTGGTATAGATAAAGAGGTGGCAAATCATTTGCTTAGAACTTACAGAGCTTTTCTTGAAGGATTTATCATGCTACAGATCCATAATTCTTTTGGCAATCCGATTTCTATTGATGAAAGCTTCGAGATATCTATGAATGTACTGATATCTGGTATGGAGCAGTATAGGAGATGA
- a CDS encoding GNAT family N-acetyltransferase yields MGPIGIAPELKRKGYGKAILDYSLEKAAEMGFGAVLFEGNIGFYGHSGFDYASKFGIRYHDLPEDADSSFFLCKELIPGYLDGITGVYQTPKGYYVEDADVEEFDKNFPPKEKLKLPGQIFE; encoded by the coding sequence ATGGGACCGATCGGCATCGCTCCTGAGCTTAAAAGAAAAGGATATGGCAAGGCAATCCTGGACTACTCTCTTGAAAAGGCTGCAGAAATGGGCTTTGGAGCGGTGCTTTTTGAAGGAAATATTGGTTTCTATGGACACAGCGGTTTTGACTATGCCAGCAAGTTCGGAATCAGATACCATGACCTTCCGGAAGATGCTGATTCTTCATTCTTCCTGTGCAAGGAGCTGATTCCTGGATATCTTGATGGGATCACCGGTGTGTACCAGACTCCAAAGGGCTACTATGTTGAAGATGCTGATGTTGAAGAGTTTGATAAGAACTTTCCGCCAAAAGAAAAGCTTAAGCTGCCCGGGCAGATTTTTGAGTAA
- a CDS encoding GNAT family N-acetyltransferase, giving the protein MRANIDFKNYTDSDYEALCSFLIALNESDDRHIIWNWARLEWMIEHPEFDKSLKNSIGLWTVDDKIVGAAIYDMYFGEGFCGVLPEYKDLYKAILEYACKELRDDSGFGLAICDENMDELEMTKSLGFTPSDLDETIMERSLDVRSLDAKLPDGLKFFCPDPVENAYDLQWLFWQGFDHGDDKAEFEREEEIVPRVRKHFNKDLGVAAVNEKGEMVACCLLWYMAGTDYVYVEPVCTIPAYRGKGIAKALIFEAFRRAKNLGATRAYVISNMEFYERLGFRKKHHYSFFWKKDGKKGDT; this is encoded by the coding sequence ATGAGAGCTAATATAGATTTTAAGAATTATACTGACAGTGATTATGAGGCTTTATGCTCTTTTCTGATTGCATTAAATGAGAGCGATGACAGGCATATTATCTGGAACTGGGCAAGGCTGGAATGGATGATTGAACATCCTGAATTTGATAAGAGCTTAAAGAATTCCATTGGCCTTTGGACTGTGGACGACAAAATCGTTGGCGCTGCTATCTACGATATGTATTTTGGCGAGGGCTTTTGTGGAGTACTTCCGGAGTATAAAGATTTATATAAGGCCATTCTGGAATATGCCTGCAAAGAGCTTAGGGATGATTCCGGCTTCGGACTAGCAATCTGTGATGAGAATATGGACGAATTAGAGATGACAAAGAGTCTTGGATTTACACCTTCGGACCTGGATGAGACCATCATGGAAAGGAGTCTTGATGTTCGCTCACTTGATGCAAAACTCCCGGATGGCCTTAAGTTTTTTTGCCCGGATCCTGTTGAAAATGCGTATGATCTGCAATGGCTTTTCTGGCAGGGATTTGATCATGGTGATGATAAAGCCGAATTTGAGAGAGAAGAGGAGATTGTTCCAAGAGTCAGAAAGCATTTTAATAAGGACTTAGGTGTTGCAGCTGTAAATGAAAAGGGAGAAATGGTGGCCTGTTGTCTGCTCTGGTATATGGCAGGGACTGATTATGTTTATGTTGAGCCTGTCTGTACTATACCGGCATACAGAGGGAAGGGCATTGCAAAAGCCTTGATATTTGAGGCGTTTCGCAGAGCCAAAAACCTTGGAGCAACCAGGGCTTACGTGATTTCCAATATGGAATTCTATGAGAGGCTTGGATTCAGGAAGAAACATCATTATTCATTTTTCTGGAAAAAGGATGGCAAGAAAGGAGATACATGA
- a CDS encoding GNAT family N-acetyltransferase — MIKIETERLLLHPISDEEMQKIIDDEKNPEMQKAYLEMLQGCLDNPEDRVWFATWNMELKEQPNTIVGDLCFKGITDDGMVEIGYGLKEGYCGNGYMTEAVRALTEWALSQNKVSRVEAETDPDNMPSKRILANVGFIPNGEVGEEGPRFVLEKKITVCGKGHRNLRSI, encoded by the coding sequence ATGATAAAAATAGAGACGGAAAGGCTGCTCCTGCATCCGATATCAGATGAGGAAATGCAGAAGATTATAGATGACGAGAAAAATCCGGAAATGCAGAAGGCATATTTAGAGATGCTTCAAGGATGCCTTGATAACCCGGAAGACAGAGTATGGTTTGCAACCTGGAACATGGAACTTAAGGAACAGCCTAATACTATCGTGGGAGACCTCTGCTTCAAAGGAATCACAGATGACGGAATGGTAGAAATAGGCTATGGCCTTAAGGAAGGCTACTGTGGGAATGGATATATGACTGAGGCAGTAAGGGCTTTAACTGAATGGGCCTTGTCTCAAAACAAAGTATCACGAGTCGAGGCAGAAACTGATCCGGACAATATGCCATCAAAGAGAATACTGGCTAATGTTGGATTTATTCCAAACGGTGAAGTAGGAGAGGAAGGACCAAGATTCGTCTTAGAGAAGAAAATAACCGTGTGTGGAAAAGGACACCGGAATTTGAGGAGTATCTGA
- a CDS encoding N-acetyltransferase gives MDYIRVTKDNLEKEHICCAISNNKDVQVSSKKAWLADRFDEGLVFLKSAERGKCFIEYIPAEYAWIPIEADGYMYIDCLWVSGSFKGHGYSTDLLTACIEDSKGKGKKGLCILCAAKKKPFLADPKFLKYKGFTVADEADNGIQLWHLPFEEKAGAPRFKECAKHPHIEEKGYVLYYTSQCPFNAKYVPVLEQTAKENDIPFHAIHIENREDAQNAPTPVTSYALFHDGEYVTNEQMNEKRFLKLIGH, from the coding sequence ATGGATTATATCAGGGTAACAAAGGATAATTTGGAAAAGGAACATATTTGCTGTGCCATTTCCAATAATAAAGATGTACAAGTATCTTCAAAGAAAGCCTGGCTTGCGGACAGATTTGATGAAGGTCTTGTCTTTCTTAAAAGCGCCGAACGTGGTAAGTGTTTCATTGAATATATTCCTGCAGAATATGCATGGATTCCGATCGAGGCGGATGGATATATGTATATTGACTGCTTATGGGTGTCCGGCTCTTTCAAAGGGCATGGATATTCCACGGATCTGCTTACTGCCTGCATCGAAGATAGTAAAGGAAAAGGTAAGAAGGGGCTTTGTATTTTATGTGCAGCTAAGAAAAAACCGTTCCTGGCTGATCCGAAGTTCCTGAAATACAAGGGCTTTACCGTTGCGGATGAAGCTGATAATGGTATCCAGCTTTGGCATCTGCCGTTTGAAGAGAAGGCGGGCGCACCACGATTCAAAGAATGCGCCAAACATCCTCATATAGAAGAGAAGGGCTATGTTTTGTATTACACGAGCCAGTGTCCGTTCAATGCAAAGTATGTTCCAGTTCTGGAGCAGACTGCAAAAGAAAATGATATTCCATTCCATGCTATTCATATTGAGAACAGGGAGGATGCGCAGAATGCTCCGACTCCTGTGACGAGTTATGCATTATTCCATGATGGGGAGTATGTTACAAATGAGCAGATGAATGAAAAAAGGTTTCTGAAACTTATCGGACATTAA
- a CDS encoding ABC transporter ATP-binding protein translates to MGKIRYYFNKIKEGKLKDKLLIFKWIYGYAINHIPAIVIYTLLGMTGIILGLFTSLNSRDLVDIITGHRTGELLRTFIIMIVLTVVNTCVSQISSYLSTKISLKVNNEIKAQIFEGILRTDWQSLSKYHSGDLVMRCGSDASNIASGILTLVPNLIIYIFRFASALYMVCIYDWTFAIFALASIPITLISSRYSMKMMRKSGMGTMSASARMNGFHQETFSNIQTIKAFDMLSYHIDRLKEIQKGYSEATLKYQKISMLNTFILTFVSMLVSYSAQAWGVYKVWSGAITYGTMTMFIGLSSSLTGSVSNLISFVPTSLSLFNSADRVKSILDLPRDDYSNAEDVERFGQEHAGKGIGVEARNVSFAYEGAENVFSKAEFNANPHETVAFVGPSGEGKTTMLRLLLAIIRPGEGQVRITTGDGELEDSLYATAATRSLFAYVPQGNTMFSGTIAQNMRNVKKDATDDEIIKALKMACAWDFVKKLPEGINSEMGEHGSGFSEGQAQRLSIARAILRQSPILLLDEATSALDVWTEKEVLKNIMADEYPRTTIITTHRPSVLKQCDRVYAIRNGNCCKLSDEEISEMESIA, encoded by the coding sequence ATGGGGAAGATAAGATATTATTTCAACAAAATTAAAGAAGGAAAGCTAAAAGACAAGTTATTGATATTCAAGTGGATATATGGATACGCAATAAACCATATACCCGCTATTGTAATATACACTTTACTTGGTATGACCGGCATAATACTTGGTCTTTTTACAAGCCTTAATTCACGAGACCTGGTAGATATAATCACAGGACATCGCACAGGGGAACTTTTGCGCACATTTATAATCATGATTGTACTTACAGTAGTGAATACTTGTGTTTCGCAGATATCAAGTTACCTTTCCACCAAAATCAGTCTTAAGGTTAATAATGAGATAAAGGCGCAGATCTTTGAAGGAATATTACGAACGGATTGGCAATCCCTGTCTAAATATCATTCCGGTGACCTTGTTATGAGATGCGGAAGTGACGCTTCCAATATTGCATCAGGAATTTTGACACTTGTACCAAACCTTATAATCTATATTTTCAGATTTGCATCCGCTTTATATATGGTTTGCATATACGATTGGACATTCGCTATTTTTGCGCTTGCCAGCATCCCGATAACACTGATCAGTTCGCGCTATTCTATGAAGATGATGAGAAAGAGCGGAATGGGAACTATGTCAGCATCCGCTAGAATGAACGGTTTTCATCAGGAGACCTTCTCGAATATTCAGACAATAAAAGCTTTTGATATGCTGTCATATCACATAGACAGGCTAAAAGAAATACAAAAAGGATATTCAGAAGCTACGCTTAAGTACCAGAAGATATCAATGCTCAATACTTTTATACTGACATTTGTATCTATGCTTGTATCCTACTCTGCACAGGCATGGGGCGTATATAAGGTTTGGAGCGGAGCTATCACATACGGAACAATGACCATGTTTATAGGCCTTTCAAGTTCTCTTACAGGCTCAGTTTCTAATCTTATCAGTTTTGTACCAACGTCTCTTAGCTTGTTTAACTCAGCTGACCGAGTTAAAAGCATATTGGACCTTCCAAGAGATGATTATTCCAATGCCGAAGATGTTGAAAGATTTGGGCAGGAGCATGCAGGTAAGGGAATAGGAGTAGAAGCCAGAAACGTGTCATTTGCTTACGAAGGTGCAGAAAATGTCTTTTCCAAGGCCGAATTTAATGCTAATCCTCATGAGACAGTTGCATTTGTCGGACCTTCAGGTGAAGGAAAGACAACTATGCTAAGACTTCTTCTTGCTATAATAAGGCCTGGTGAGGGACAGGTGCGTATAACGACAGGTGATGGGGAACTTGAAGATAGTCTCTATGCAACAGCTGCAACGAGAAGTCTTTTTGCATATGTTCCACAAGGAAATACAATGTTCTCGGGAACTATAGCTCAAAATATGAGAAATGTAAAAAAGGATGCAACGGATGACGAGATCATCAAAGCCCTGAAAATGGCTTGTGCATGGGACTTTGTCAAGAAACTTCCTGAAGGCATAAATAGTGAAATGGGAGAGCATGGCAGTGGCTTTTCAGAGGGACAGGCCCAGAGGTTGTCTATTGCCAGAGCAATCCTTAGACAGTCGCCTATACTTCTTTTGGATGAAGCAACCTCTGCTCTTGATGTATGGACAGAAAAAGAGGTCCTTAAGAATATCATGGCAGATGAATATCCAAGGACCACTATTATTACTACACATAGACCTTCAGTATTGAAACAATGCGATAGAGTATATGCTATCAGAAACGGCAACTGTTGTAAGTTATCTGATGAGGAAATCAGCGAGATGGAAAGCATCGCCTGA
- a CDS encoding PqqD family protein produces MIRNNDFTLEYIGDTPCLLTHGQSAADRKKSLFLNDTGVFIWNLLSKDLTIEEIFDSCYKHFEIDEADRPDAKRSIQSFMDSLCYSGMVIDTDFYKKLKLKKYVSMNIAGICVNLFGKEELFDDSFMSFADDEYTCSADKTQNIYVYHIAPVIHKSGELIIRDKEVSVIKTCDKYILIFPLWEHVDELHISPDGQKVSVFVKDTDNAKEEVFWAIRHAFLYMARIHNLFAIHSVSVEYDHKALLFSAGSGIGKSTHAALWNRLYGVRQINGDLNLLGKGDDGKIYAYGMPWCGTSGIYDAKDYELRGIVLLRQDPNNFVSHLQPEAKALAIMNRIISPMWNSEMSLSVIRFAQEVSADYPVWNYSCNTSDDAAAFIKSQIDSTTA; encoded by the coding sequence ATGATCAGAAATAACGATTTTACTCTTGAATATATCGGCGACACTCCTTGTCTGCTAACGCATGGTCAAAGCGCAGCAGATAGGAAGAAAAGCTTATTTCTAAATGATACCGGTGTTTTTATCTGGAATTTACTCTCCAAAGATCTGACAATTGAAGAAATCTTTGATAGCTGCTATAAACACTTTGAGATAGACGAGGCAGATCGCCCTGACGCAAAACGTTCCATTCAAAGCTTTATGGATTCCCTTTGTTATTCAGGAATGGTTATAGATACCGATTTTTATAAAAAGCTTAAACTCAAGAAATATGTCAGCATGAATATTGCCGGTATCTGCGTAAATCTGTTCGGCAAGGAAGAACTGTTTGATGATAGCTTTATGTCTTTTGCTGATGATGAATACACTTGCTCAGCTGATAAAACCCAGAATATTTATGTCTATCATATTGCACCTGTAATACATAAATCCGGTGAACTGATCATTCGTGATAAAGAGGTATCCGTCATAAAAACATGTGATAAATATATTCTCATTTTCCCGTTATGGGAGCATGTTGACGAGCTTCATATATCACCGGACGGACAGAAGGTATCTGTTTTTGTTAAAGATACTGATAATGCCAAGGAAGAAGTATTCTGGGCTATTCGTCACGCTTTCCTTTATATGGCAAGAATCCATAACTTATTTGCCATACATTCGGTTTCCGTAGAGTATGATCACAAGGCTCTTCTCTTTTCTGCCGGATCCGGAATCGGCAAAAGCACACATGCAGCGCTTTGGAATAGGTTGTACGGCGTAAGACAGATCAACGGCGATTTGAATCTATTGGGAAAAGGTGATGATGGCAAAATATATGCGTATGGCATGCCATGGTGTGGAACTTCAGGAATCTATGATGCTAAAGACTATGAGCTTAGAGGAATAGTACTGCTTCGTCAGGATCCTAATAATTTTGTAAGTCATTTGCAGCCGGAAGCTAAAGCTCTGGCTATTATGAACAGAATCATCTCTCCGATGTGGAATAGTGAGATGTCCTTAAGCGTTATTCGCTTCGCGCAGGAAGTTAGCGCTGACTATCCTGTATGGAATTACAGCTGCAACACCTCAGATGATGCAGCTGCATTCATAAAGTCCCAAATCGATAGTACAACAGCTTAA
- a CDS encoding tyrosine-protein phosphatase, with amino-acid sequence MASSIIHLAVTNELIKHHAFKDENRLKFGAILPDAGKGKAGHLNKYIWGRNKKSYDFELFRDKFGELMRQDDLYLGYYLHLVQDICYRHFVYDKYHWNPMIPGNVEKLHNDYSIINYYVTEKYDLKNDIVAPKDFERESINDLCVYDVNWLMESMGEYFKKVDGDIFFFTREMADEYIAEAVELCLKELSAFMNGGKLIESYDNAWDNKIYSLLETTLNTRDLGGYRIDGTENYTKYGRLIRSDVASYPSEKDIEFLKNTGITTIMDTRSVDEKEKKPHGLAKVEGFEYYDIPIPEGSGVPDSVEAVPDSYIQIAHSEKISKVFKTIANAEGGVMFNCSAGKDRTGVNSALLLWLCGVRKSDIVYDYMRTKKNNKERFELIHQNFPELDMNIVIPNENNMISFMKMIEESYDTVENYFSAIGISRDEQKKITAKLTET; translated from the coding sequence ATGGCATCAAGTATTATACATCTTGCAGTTACTAACGAGCTTATTAAGCACCATGCCTTTAAGGATGAAAACAGACTTAAGTTTGGAGCTATTCTTCCTGATGCAGGTAAAGGTAAAGCAGGTCATTTAAATAAGTATATTTGGGGACGTAATAAAAAGTCTTATGATTTCGAATTATTCAGAGATAAGTTCGGAGAGCTGATGAGGCAGGACGACTTATATCTTGGTTATTATCTTCACCTTGTTCAGGACATATGCTACAGGCACTTTGTATATGACAAGTATCACTGGAATCCCATGATTCCCGGCAATGTAGAGAAACTTCACAATGATTATTCCATAATAAATTACTATGTAACTGAAAAATATGATTTGAAGAATGACATAGTAGCTCCCAAGGACTTTGAGAGGGAATCAATAAATGACCTATGCGTATATGACGTTAACTGGCTTATGGAATCTATGGGGGAATACTTTAAAAAAGTGGATGGCGACATTTTCTTTTTTACCAGAGAAATGGCAGACGAATACATCGCCGAGGCAGTTGAACTATGCTTAAAAGAGCTAAGCGCATTTATGAACGGAGGAAAGCTTATAGAGAGCTACGACAATGCTTGGGATAATAAAATCTACTCTCTTTTAGAAACTACATTAAATACAAGAGATCTTGGCGGCTACAGGATAGATGGAACAGAAAACTACACAAAATACGGGCGATTGATAAGAAGTGATGTTGCAAGTTACCCTTCTGAAAAAGATATAGAATTTTTGAAAAACACTGGTATTACAACCATAATGGATACCAGATCCGTAGATGAAAAAGAAAAAAAGCCTCATGGCCTTGCCAAAGTAGAAGGCTTTGAATATTACGATATTCCTATTCCTGAAGGAAGTGGCGTTCCGGATAGTGTAGAGGCGGTTCCGGATAGCTATATACAAATTGCACATTCAGAAAAAATAAGTAAAGTGTTTAAGACAATAGCTAATGCTGAAGGGGGAGTAATGTTTAACTGTTCTGCGGGAAAAGACAGAACCGGTGTCAATTCTGCTCTTTTATTGTGGCTCTGTGGTGTCAGAAAGAGTGATATCGTATATGACTACATGAGAACCAAGAAAAACAATAAAGAGCGTTTCGAACTGATACATCAGAATTTCCCTGAACTTGACATGAATATTGTGATTCCTAACGAAAATAATATGATTTCTTTTATGAAGATGATAGAAGAAAGCTATGACACTGTGGAGAACTATTTTTCAGCTATAGGCATTAGCAGAGATGAGCAGAAAAAGATAACAGCAAAGCTGACGGAGACTTGA
- a CDS encoding aldehyde dehydrogenase family protein, with product MVYTAEYIQSIVSKQRQFFRTGKTLNVEWRINSLKTLKRMMVDNEALFLEALQKDLGRSKVEAYLCDIGPIITEINETIRGLRRWARPERHFSGIMCFPSVTTMVYKMPYGVSLIISPFNFPLLLAVGVLAACISGGNTAVIKTSSKTVACTEVLKKCISEYFPEEYITVIDGGHDVADLCLAERFDKIFYTGSPNVAKHVMAEAARHLTPLALELGGETGNWCVVRKDANLKDAARKIAFFKLCNAGQICININQIAVAQEVADEFLNELKAEFTRQIGEHPEENAEYPHLVSTSAYDNSAQTAEQYRSRILFGGNGNRDTLRYAPTIIYPVNADEEIVRKELFSPLLPIVPYKDDEIDEILDIIEKREHPLAMYVFTKDTKWANKVMQTLQYGGGCINEVCIHMMVKGVPFNGTGHSGMGAYHGEWGFREFTHPQTVLTGKTFWNLPLREHPYTGKVEKMKMQLLKWFER from the coding sequence ATGGTTTACACGGCAGAATACATTCAGAGCATTGTGTCAAAACAGCGACAGTTTTTCAGAACAGGAAAGACCCTGAATGTCGAGTGGCGCATTAACAGCCTAAAGACCTTAAAAAGGATGATGGTTGACAACGAAGCTCTTTTTCTGGAAGCTCTGCAAAAGGACCTTGGTCGCAGCAAGGTCGAAGCCTATCTTTGTGATATCGGCCCAATTATTACAGAGATCAACGAGACTATCCGCGGGCTTCGCCGATGGGCACGACCTGAGCGCCATTTCAGCGGTATCATGTGCTTTCCTTCTGTTACCACCATGGTATATAAAATGCCCTATGGCGTCTCACTTATTATCAGCCCCTTCAACTTCCCATTGCTGCTTGCGGTAGGAGTGTTGGCAGCATGCATTTCAGGCGGTAACACTGCAGTCATCAAGACCAGTTCCAAGACGGTTGCCTGTACTGAAGTCTTAAAAAAATGTATTTCTGAATACTTTCCTGAAGAATATATTACTGTTATAGATGGTGGTCACGATGTGGCCGACCTATGCCTTGCTGAGCGCTTTGATAAGATTTTCTATACAGGTTCTCCCAACGTAGCCAAACATGTAATGGCGGAGGCAGCCAGACACCTGACTCCTCTGGCACTAGAACTTGGCGGCGAAACAGGCAACTGGTGCGTAGTGCGTAAGGACGCTAACCTAAAGGATGCGGCACGTAAGATTGCTTTTTTCAAGCTCTGCAACGCCGGACAAATCTGCATCAATATCAACCAGATTGCCGTAGCTCAAGAGGTTGCAGATGAATTTCTCAATGAACTAAAGGCTGAATTTACCAGACAGATTGGTGAGCACCCGGAGGAAAACGCTGAATATCCGCACCTCGTCAGCACCTCAGCCTACGATAATAGCGCTCAGACAGCGGAGCAATATCGTTCCAGAATACTCTTTGGCGGTAACGGAAACCGAGATACACTTCGCTATGCTCCCACTATCATCTACCCTGTAAATGCAGACGAGGAAATTGTCCGTAAGGAACTATTCAGCCCACTGCTGCCCATAGTGCCCTACAAGGACGATGAAATTGACGAAATACTGGATATAATTGAAAAAAGAGAGCATCCGTTGGCAATGTATGTTTTTACCAAGGATACGAAATGGGCAAATAAAGTTATGCAGACCCTCCAATACGGAGGCGGTTGCATCAATGAGGTATGTATACATATGATGGTCAAGGGCGTACCCTTTAACGGGACCGGGCACAGCGGAATGGGGGCTTACCACGGCGAATGGGGCTTTCGTGAATTCACTCATCCCCAGACTGTGCTTACAGGCAAAACCTTCTGGAATCTCCCTCTAAGAGAACATCCTTACACCGGAAAAGTCGAAAAAATGAAAATGCAGCTATTAAAATGGTTTGAGCGGTGA